The window GAGGTCGAGGATTCGCTGCGTCGGCTGGAAACCGACTACATCGACCTGTACCAGATTCACTGGCCCGATCCGTTGGTGGCCCAGCAGGAAACCGCCGAGGAGCTGGAAAAGCTGCGCCAGGAAGGCAAGATCCTCGCGGTCGGCGTGAGCAATTACTCGCCGGCGCAAATGGATGAGTTCCGCCAATACACCGCCCTGGCGACGGTGCAGCCGCCCTACAACCTGTTCGAGCGGGCCATCGACAGCGACATCCTGCCGTATGCCCGCCAGCACGAGATGGTGGTGCTGGCCTACGGCTCGCTTTGTCGTGGCCTGCTGACCGGCAGCATGCACGCCGAAACGGCCTTCGCCAGTGACGATGTGCGCAACCACGACCCGAAATTCCGCGCGCCACGTTTTGCCCAGTACCTGGAAGCGGTGGCGGCGCTGGACCTGTTCGCCCGTGAGCGGCACGACAAGTCGGTGCTGGCCCTGGCCTTGCGCTGGGTGCTGGACCAGGGCCC of the Pseudomonas vanderleydeniana genome contains:
- a CDS encoding aldo/keto reductase; protein product: MSIEHISIAGIDKPVSRIALGTWSMGGWMWGGADDAVSIQTIRHALDSGINLIDTAPVYGKGLSEELIGQALRGVRHQAVIATKAGLQWDDGSVRRNATARRLRHEVEDSLRRLETDYIDLYQIHWPDPLVAQQETAEELEKLRQEGKILAVGVSNYSPAQMDEFRQYTALATVQPPYNLFERAIDSDILPYARQHEMVVLAYGSLCRGLLTGSMHAETAFASDDVRNHDPKFRAPRFAQYLEAVAALDLFARERHDKSVLALALRWVLDQGPTIALWGARKPEQLKGCEQAFGWSLSADDLQQIDRILLNTVKDPVGPEFMAPGTRQG